The Coffea arabica cultivar ET-39 chromosome 2c, Coffea Arabica ET-39 HiFi, whole genome shotgun sequence genome includes the window GTGCATGTGGTTATATGGGGGAATAGCATTGTAGGGTTGAGAAAAAGAGTTTTATGCTTTTATTTTGGATGGATACTCGTGAGTCTGAAACCTCCTATGTTAATAATAGTGGTACGAGAATTTGATTGAGTTTAAAGAATTTGATTTAGAAAGTATGGAGGACATTACTCCTTATTAGGGGATGGGGTCAAGAAGATTAGATTAGTAATAAAATTTGGTCAACATATAAGACTAACAGCCGAAGGATGGTTACTGTTCATAAGCTTTTCGTCGTCCTCACGTGCCGAAGGAAGGTCCTCAcgtggttctttttttttttctttatcttcccTTTCCGTCTCGTCTCATCTCATTAATGCACCCACCTGCTTTTCCGTCTCCTCTGGTTCTTTTTCTTAATATCTTCCCTTTCACCTCTTTTCATATCTTCCCTTTCACCTCTTTTCATCTCATCTCATCGATGCACTCGCatgcttttccatttttttattaGACGATGGATTTTATCCTTTGGATTTATGGCCTCCGTCTTTTAcctgagatttcttctcttctaCCCAGCAATTGGAGGTATCTCATTAATGCACTGCTCTGGTTCTTTCTTAATATCTTCCCTTTCACCTCTTTTCATCTCACCTCATCGATACACCCGCatgcttttccattttttccttctccgtCTGCTGTGGTTATGAATGAGTGTGTTGAGAATCGTTTTCTTATTAATTGGAGTAAGGCGTATTACACGATGGATTTTATGTCCTTTTCCTGGGATTTCTTCTCTTCTGCCCAGCAATTGGAGGTATCTCATTAATGCACCCTCGTTTTTCCCACGTGCTTTACCtgagattttttcttttctacccAGCAATTGGAGGTACGATTCCTTTTTCTCCTTCCTATCTCAGTTTTTTGGCTCTTCCCTTTCACCTCTTTTCATCTCACCTCATCGATACACCCGCatgcttttccattttttccttctccgtCTGCTGTGGTTATGAATGAGTGTGTTGAGAATCTTTTTCTTATTAATTGGAGTAAGGCGTATTACACGATGGATTTTATGTCCTTTTCCTGGGATTTCTTCTCTTCTGCCCAGCAATTGGAGGTATCTCATTAATGCACCCTCGTTTTTCCCACGTGCTTTACCtgagattttttcttttctacccAGCAATTGGAGGTACGATTCCTTTTTCTCCTTCCTATCTCAGTTTTTTGGCTCTTCCCTTTCACCTCTTTTCATCTCACCTCATCGATACACCCGCatgcttttccattttttccttctccgtCTGCTGTGGTTATGAATGAGTGTGTTGAGAATCTTTTTCTTATTAATTGGAGTAAGGCGTATTACACGATGGATTTTATCCTTTGGATTTATGGCCTCCGTCCTTTACCTGGGATTTCTTCTCTTCTGCCCAGCAATTGGAGGTATCTCATTAATGCACCCTCGTTTTTCCCACGTGCTTTACCtgagattttttcttttctacccAGCAATTGGAGGTACGATTCCTTTTTCTCCTTCCTATCTCAGTTTTTTGGCTCTTCCTTTTAATGATTATGATATTTTTCTAGGGTTCCTCTCCCAACTTTTTGCGTTCTTCAACCTTACTTTTTTGTAGGAAATTTCTTCTgtgcttttttcctttttttgttgtattttcGCTTGCATGCTAAGTTTTACaggtgtttttttttaattttattttctagGCTTCCTCTTCTAGCTGTTTGCGTTCCTGCAAAGGTTGATCTTTTGTCGGAATTTTCTTCTGtgccttttccatttttcccctcTTTGCCTATTTTACGATTGTTGTTCttgtcttttaatttttttgcgttattttgttattttgtaatttttttgcgTAAAGGTACTGTTTTTTCCCGcttattttttttggtcatcGTCTTTTCGTACGGTCTTATCTGTGCCTTTTTGTTTTGCAGGAATGGCAACTGCTGCTGCTTCCACTGTTAGTTTTGTACCCGAGCTTGGTGCCATTCCATGTGAGCCTTTTGACGCATCTTCAGGTTTTTATGTTTTATAGGTTCTGTCTTAGTTGCCTTTGGGTATGCTTGTCCTATATATTTATCTTATTGCTGCTATTGCTTCAGCCGTTGCTGCTGCGCCTAAGCTTCTTCGCATATCAAATGTCTCTGAATCTACACGTGGTTGGATGACCTTGGTTCATGTTGTTGAGGCTGATCGTGTCAAGGTTGCTAGCCATGGATCGATTTCGAAGTCGTTCCGTTTATTTCGGTTTGGCGATTCGCAGGTGCctttgatttgtttcttgatgcATGCTTATTTGATGCTGTCATTTTTGTGCTTGCTTCGCTGTCTAATATAATTTTCCAATTAGGGTATTAAAGTGTCTGCCATTGTTTATGATGACAACGTTCCTTGTGTGGATGGGCTTCTTCTTCCATTTAGGAAGTATTATATATCGAATGCTGAGATCCGCCGGCTTGCCGAGCTCCCCCCAGATTGTTTTTATCCCTTTTACTGGGTGATTAATTCTGATACTTCTATTAGAGAGGCTACTGATGTTGGGCTTCCTGTTCTGCCTTTTTATTTTGGCCTGCGCTCTTACGATTCTTTGCACTTTGTTGCTGACACTAATAACCTCATAAGTAGGTTCTCTCTtcccttttcttgctttttttttattcgTTGTTTGTTTTCGCTTCATTCACTCTGTTTTTTGTCTTGCATGAACCTAGATATCATGGGGGTGGTGGTTAATTCTTTGCCTGCACGGGACGTTTATGTGGAAGGAATCCTTCGCCGTGAGAGAGATATTATTATAGTTGACCAGGGGTAATCATGTTACTCtgtctacattttttttttccttgctctTTGTTTTGTTGCTCTTATGatcttcttcttttatttgtGTCGCTGATGTAGGAAGCGTCCCATCATCTTGACCCTATTTGGTGACTATGAATCTATTGAGGGGCGAGCTATCGAAAATTTAATGCATGCTATGCCTATTATCATTGCTATCAGGGTTAGGGTGACTACAAAAAAATGTatgcttttccctttctttgttggttttctttttatcttttttggtCTCTTTTATGCGGATCTACTGTTCTTTACTGTTGGGTGTTTGCTGGTTTGGTTTGTCTCTTTTTTCCTTAGGTTTGTCTTTGTCGATTCATCCCTCATCTATTGTTCTTGTTTGTCCTGATGTTTTGGAGGCAAAGTTGCTTGAtgcttggtaagtgttgcttcttttgtttgtttctcTGGTGTATAGGATGGGTCTTTTCCTAAGCTGTGTACcctcttgttttgtttttgcaTTTAGGTGTACTGATAACATTTCTGAGTTGGTTCGTTTGGTTTTTGACGAGCGCGCTTACTTGGACCCTACTGTCTTGCTCCCCCCTGTTCGTGATCTCACTGTTACTACCATTGCCGATGTTCTGTCCTGTGACCCCTTCGTTAGTGCTTTTATTGTTTCTTGTTGCTTTGGTGTCTTTTCTTTATCCTGTTGTTCCCTTCCTTCATTTTCAGTCGTTGGATGTCAGGATTGGGGAAATGCGTGGATTAAGGGCCATGTTGAGGTTGCTTGGCCTTGTGCTCGCTCTTGGCATATGGCATGTCCCCATTGTTATGAACTCTATGATTATGCTACAACCCTTGGAACTCTATGTCTTTCTTGTGGCCTGGGAATATATGCTTTCCCTAGGTGCGTTCTGTTTTTTCATTAGTTATCACAGGATTTCTGTCTTCCTTGTTTTGGTTTTTCATGGTGCTGTTTTTAAGAGCAGAGCATGGATTAGGCTTACTGTTCATGATGATACTGGGTATGTGAATGTTATTGCGCTGGGCGCTGAAGCTGAGAGGCTAATTGGTGTTAGTGCCGTTTACATGTATGCGTCTACTGATGATGAGGTAGTGTGCTGCTCTTTTCTTGTGTATGCATACTTTAATTTGATGGTCGCTCCTTTATGTTGCTTGTCGTTCATTTCCATTGTTATTGATGAGGTTTTCAGTTTCTTACAGAATTTTGCGTTGTACTGCCGTGTGTCTCGGCAAATTAAACGCTCAAAGCTCTTGCTCTACATTAAGCGTTCTACTGATGTGATCAGAACAGAGACCACAACTAGATACACTGTTGTTGCCTGCTACCCAGCTTAGTCGAGCTATTTTTTGTCTCTCGAGCGTCTATAAACTCATATTTTGTAATAGCTCTTAGGTTTTATGTACTATTCAATTAGTTATGCTTGCCTCTTGTAATTAACTACCTATGTGGCCAACAGGAAATTGTTCTTCCTACAGGAAATTGCCTCTGATCTTGTTCTTAGCCAGGAAATGTTGTTCTATTTTTTGTATCTGTCTTTTCCTCTATATGTATGGCTATTGAAAGTTTCTGTTTGTTTATATTCGATTGGGCCGCGTGTATTAACCATTccctctttttattttttatgaacATGGGAAGCCTTGCTCTTGTTCTTGGCCTTACGAAGTGTTATATTTGTAAATGCATTTTTCCCCCTTGGATGCTAGGCAACATTTTATATCAAGCTAATTGGTAATCAATGGTCTTTGTTTtgcctttaaaaaaaatagtactGCCCTTCAAGATAGCATATTATCCTCTGCGCATTAGTCTTGAATTTCGTGGCCCAAGATCGGTATTCAATGGTCTTTACTTTGGTCTTTAAAGAAAGTTTTCCTGCCCTTCAAAATACCATATTATCCTTTGCGCATTAAGCTTGAATTCTAATTGCCTATTTGCGTTGGAGGAAAAGAACTTTTCTGCGCCGATTTatcttttttcccaaaaaaaattatcgCTTTGGGTAATTTCCCTTTGGACTACTTTGCAATTGTATCTGACCAGCTGTCTTTTCTCCAAACGTAGCTCTTAGGACCTTATTAGATTGATATCCCTCCATGCACTGTCCGTGCATTGCTCTTTCCATGCACCGCATTGCTCTTTTCATGCAACGTAGGTACGTGTGTAAGGAAAGAAAGATTTAACAggtcttcattttttttgatcTTTCCTGTGCGCTTCCCTTACTTTCGCTTTTGTTCGCGACTCTTGATTCTGGCGCCTTCTTGCTCTTTGGGCAGTGTGCTTTCCTTCAAAATGCAATAATGCCGTTGTTAACTGGGTTGTTTATTGGACGATTCATGCAATTTGCTACTTGGACGATTCATGCAGtgacctaattttttttttcccctcgaaaaaaaaaaaagctgttgTCCCGAATTGATACACGACTATCCCTATAAGATCTCGTTTCTTTGTTAATATCATTTCTTTGTTGTGTTGACTTTGCTTTTGTATACTCTCCTGTTCTACCGGGCCAGCCTTTTTTCCCGCCACATTGCTGAGCTCTTGTGCCTTGTTATACCATTTTCACTGTATCCGCTGTCAATTCCTTTCTGTTTTCATGCAATATTGATAGCCGtgtaaggtaaaaaaaaaaaaactcagcaCTCAGCTGCCTTTTTAGCTTTGTCTCAGctcacctttctttttttaccTTTATACAAAAAACTTTCGTTTTCTGTGCTCTGTTTCTTTTGCTGCCGGGTACCTGCAGCGTATATGACCGTTTAGTTTGTTCATGAGACTCGTTTGCCCTGTGGTTTTTTTCCCATTCCTACGTATGCAGAAGCTGTAGTTCGCTTCTGTTTTCGTGCAATATTGATAGCCGCCTACGAGAAAAAAAACTCTTCGATCTACTATTTGGTAAATTTTCTTCCAGCACGGCCTTTCTTTTTGACTTTATACAAAAGCTCTCGCTTGCTCTGCTCTGTTTCTTTCGATAACATGTTTCTCTAGGGTATATCACCGTTTACTTTGTTGCTGAGCCTTTGTCTATTCAGAATCCATTGTTCTTAATCCTGCTATTCTCTTTCCTCGGGTATACTGCTCTTATGCTTTGCTCTGTGTATtcatcctttttcctttttcccccgTTCTTTTACCATTGTTTTGACTTAGTGCTAGCGGTTGTGGTGATCCTTTTTCCTCACTTCTTTGCTCTTTTGCAGTGTAGCTTCTTTTGACTGCTTCCGGCTCTTGTCCTTACTTTCAGTTTGTGTCTTTATCTCAGGTATAGTGATTATTATGATCTTTATGATTGCGCAAACCGCCCTTATATGCTGATAATTCTATATTTGTTTATCTAAAACTTGTTCTGTGTTATTACATTATTATAAGCTAGATCTTGATTCCTAACTCCATGGACCGCAACTCTGTTCGCCGTATGCGTTATGCTAAGATGGACAAGGGGAAAAAGGATGCCTTGTTGCAGCGTAGGCGAGATGCCTACGCGGAAAAAAAATGTACTGGCCATTCTTCTGCTACTGACGCTCTCGGTGCATCTCAGTTAGAGCAATGTGTGCACTATAAAAAAGATCCTTTGTCTACTTCACAACAAGTGGATTCATTTGTTTCCGTCTCTGATTCTTTTGCTCAAGATATCCGACTACCTTCTCATACTACTCCTCCTACCGTTCGTCAAAAAAAGGTATATAAAAGTAGGCAAAGCAAACGCATGCCCGGTGCCTCAAAAGGTTTGCAGGAATCAGGTGCTTTCCCGTCTGCCGCAGGAACTCTCCCCCCTGATAACCATGTACTTGTCAACAGTGATGATGCGTTAGCTGACATGCTTGATGCTACCGCAAACAAACTGGCTTCTAAGCTTAACCCGCAATCATCGTCTGTTGAACCATCTCCTTCTATGATTCTTCAGGCTGTGTCTTCACTGTCACAAGGTATATTCCTTTGACAGTGTTCCTGTTTATTCACTATGTTTGCTTATTCTTTTTGCTTGGTTCTGTTGCTCTTTCGAGGTGCAATCCTCGTTACTTTTGGAGGCTGCTGCTCTTTTCAGCTCTTTTTCCTTACCCTTGTGACAATATCGCATTCATCATCCTTTTCTGCCAGCTCTTTCTGTTCCTCCTATAGAAGAAGGCACCTGTGTTATTGACTTAGGTAGAGCGGAATCATCTGGTGTTGCAAACAATGCACAAATCCTTGTTAGTACACATGCTCTTAAAGAAGGTTTGTGAACGTCCTTAATATTGCTCTGTCTGCTTATAGCGACTGTCTTTACTATCGAACCTCGTTCCTTACTCCTCTATTAAATAATCTTTGCTTAACCGTCACGCtagggagaaaaagaaaaactaggcGCACCGCGTACTCTCGCTTGGAAAAGATCCCTGAACATTCTATTGCTTTGCCAAATGCTCCAAACTGTCAACATTGTGGAGCAAAGAGATTTCACTTGGAACCTCCAAAATTCTGTTGCGCGGGTGGTGACGTTTCTGTTGTTGTGCCCGTCATGCCTTATAGTCTTTATCGTCTTTTTTCTGGTACAGATGAAGAGTGTGTTGAGTTTCGCAAACACATCCGTACTTATAACAATAATGTCGCCTTCACTACTTTTGGTGCAAAGTATGACCATGATCTTACAAAGAACACCAAAGGAGTTTATACCTTTCGCGTTCAAGGTCAGGTTTATCATTTGTTAGATAGCTTAATCTCCTCCGGCAAGCAACCTACAGGCATACAGTTATATTTTTTTGATGAGGAGGAAGAGCTATCTACGAGGCTTCGTAATTCCCCTAGGCTTCGTGAGAGTACTATGAAGCTCTTAATGCGTATTCTTGAGTCTAATCCTTACACTAGATTCTTTAAGAGCTTGCGGGATGTGGCAGATCTGGAAAATCACAAGATTGTTCTTAACTCCAATCCTAGCTTAGATCAAAGGGTCTATAATCTACCAACCTCATCCCAAGTTGCTGCAATCTGGACAGAATCTGAGGGCGAGTCGCTTGAAAAAGGTCCACAAATTCAGGTTTATTCACACTCAAACACCAGCCATCGAATACATCACTATTTTTCCTGCTATGATCCTTTGCAGTATCCTCTCCTATTTCCTCACGGTGAGTGTGGTTGGCGTCATGGGATACTAAGAAATTGTGACTCAAGTAAACGAAAACGTGATGCTTCTGATGATGCCAATGTAATTGATGCTTCTTCAATACGGACTGCCTCAGATTTGATTCGCATGGAACAGGAAGGTAGTTTTATCTAATCTGATATGCTTGCCCTGTGGTTTGTCCTTTTAGTGAATTCTTTATAAAGCTAtagataatatatatatatgttatatgTTCGTGTTTTGTGTAGCTTCTGAAAACGGCAGAAAAGAACGCCGCACTGTTTCTGCCCGAGAGTATTATTGTTACTTACTCCAGATGAGAGAAAACGATCGTTCCATGTTATTGCATGCAAGGAGGCTCTTACAACAGTTTGTTGTTGATGTCTATGTAAAAATTGAAACATCTAGGCTTGATTTCCATAGGAAAAAACAGAATGACGTTAGGACAGAAATTCTACAGGGTGTTATAGATAGTATATCTGTGGGTCAGCGGCAAGGAAGCCAGGTTGGTCGGAGAGTGTACCTTCCAGCTTCGTTTATTGGAGGTCCAAGGGACATGCGACGGCGTTACATAGACGCTATGGCTTTGGTTCAAAAGTATGGCAGACCAGATATTTTTATTACTATGACTTGTAATACTAACTGGAAGGAGATTCAGGAAAATCTAAAGTATGGAGAAGATGCACAGGATAGGCCTGATTTGGTGTCCAGAGTTTTTAGAGCAAAATTCGAAATGCTTAAATCTGAGATACTAAAGAAAAAGATCTTTGGAGAGGTCCAGGCTCTTGTTTATGTTATTGAGTTTCAGAAGAGAGGTCTACCTCATGCTCACTTGCTCCTGATTCTTAAGCATGAATATAAGCCGTTGAATCCTGAGGCTTACGATCAAATTGTTTCTGCTGAGATTCCGGATCCTGATAAGCAGAGATACCTGTATTCACTTGTCATCAAACACATGATGCATGGTCCTTGTGGACAATTGAACAAAGATAATGTTTGCATGAAAAATGGAACGTGCAGAAATCATTATCCCAAGGATTTCAGTGAATACACTATCCATACAGAAGATAGCTATCCGCATTATAGAAGGAGGAGAAATGGTCGAGTTGTAAGAGTACGGAATAAAACACTTGGCAACCGTTGGGTTGTTCCGTACAATCCTTACCTTCTTGCATTATTTGACTGCCATATGAATGTTGAGATTTGTTCAACGGTCAGGTTagtcaaatatttatacaaatacGTCTACAAGGGGCACGACCGTATTAGCTTTCATATAAATACTGGTTCTGCTGCTGAAAACATCGATGAAATCAATGACTTCCAATCCGGACGATGGGTCGCAGCTGCAGAGGCCTTTTGGCGCATATATAGGTTTTCTTTAAATGAAATGACTCCTTCTGTTTACGCTCTTCAGGTACATCTTCCAGGCCACCAGATGATTTCATTTCATAAACATTCTGACCTTGCTGATGTTGTGAACCGTGCTGATTTTAGCAAGACAATGCTTACACAATTTTTTCACATGAATAAGACCGATAAAATAGCTCAAAACCTCAATTGCCTTTACCGTGACTTTCCTGAGTTTTTTGTCTGGACTCCCAAAACAAGAAACTGGACTCCCAGGAAGCGGAGGTCGGTCATTGGCAGATTGGTAACTGTTAGCCCAACTGAGGGAGAACGTTATTATCTTCGATTACTTCTATCTCATGTTCATGCTCCAACGTCATTTGAGGATCTACTCACTGTCAATGGTAAGCTTGCTCTATCATATAGAGAGGCTGCCTTCGAAATGGGTTTGCTCCAATCTGATACGTACTTAGAGGATGCTCTTACGGATGCAGCAACATTTCAAATGCCATTCTCGCTCAGAACTCTGTTTGCAGTTCTCTTAGTCTATTGCTCCCCCAGCAATCCAAGGCTTCTTTGGGAAAGATTCGAGGGTGAGCTTTCCCAGGATTTAAAAAGGAACTCTCATTTGACTGATTGCGATTCTGATCAAATAAGAATGCGTACTCTCCAAGAGATAAACAGAATCTTAGAACAGATGGGAAGGAATGTGAGTGACTACCATCTTGTTCCTGAAGGATTTTCTCTTGTATGTGATGATCGGCTCACAAAGGAGATAGAGAGTGAGAGAAACATTCCATTCACGGAAGAAGACTTGCTCTTATCTTCGAAATTGAACGAAGCCCAGAAACATGCTTACGATGTTATTCTAACTGAGGTTTATTCTTCTGGGAGTAAGAGCTTTTTTGTTGATGGTCCTGGGGGGACTGGCAAAACGTTTTTATATCGTTCACTTCTTGCAACGCTTAGATCTCAGGGCTATATTGCGATAGCAGTTGCATCGTCCGGCGTTGCTGCTTCTATTCTTCCTGGAGGAAGGACTGCTCATTCAAGATTCAAGATTCCGTTGGATGTGTCAGCGAGCAGAACCTGCCAAATCAGCAAGCAGAGCTCTATAGCTAAGCTGATTTCGCTAGCCAAACTAATTCTCTGGGATGAGGCTTCGATGGCTAAAAAGGATACTGTGGAAGCATTTGATCTATTGCTGAAAGATGTGATGGATTCTGATATGCCTTTTGGTGGTAAAATAGTAGTTTTTGGTGGTGATTTTCGTCAGACTCTACCTGTTATACCAAATGCATCTAGGGACCAGCAGATCGAAGCTAGCTTTGTTAATTCTCTTTTATGGAATACTCTGACAAAGCTTTCTTTATCAGAAAATATGCGAGCCCTTTTAGACCTTCCATACTCAGATTTCCTTCTTAGAGTTGGTGAAGGCCGTGAACCTGAAGATCTTGAAGGGAAAATATCTTTATGTGAGCATTTATTAATTCGGTACAATAACAAGAATGAATCACTGAACAggttaggaaaaaaaatttatcctTAAGGCATACTGCTCTTATAGGTGCATTttgtgtatacatatatatatatacacactcaCACGCTTCTAATCATATTCTTACCTACTCAGGTTAGTGGATTTTGTATTCTCCGATCTCTGCCTTTATTCATTAGATCCATACAGCATGATCAACAGATGCGTTCTTACGCCAAAGAACTCCTGTGTCGATGATATTAATGAGATGATGATTGATCGATTCCCTGGACAGGCCTATGTTTATATGAGCACTGATAGAACTCTAAATGAAAGAGATCAAGGGGACTACCAAGACTTTCTGAATTCTTTAAATCCCAAAGGTTTGCCTCCCCATAAATTAGTCCTGAAAGAAAACTGTCCTATCATTCTTCTAAGGAACTTAAATCCTACAGAAGGATTATGTAATGGGACAAGGCTCATTTGCAGAAGCTTAAAACAGCATGTGCTCTGTGCTGAGATTGCAGTCGGTGAGCATCGAGGCAAACAAATTGTTTTGCCTAGAATTCCACTGCAAACATCTGATGCTGAGAAGATTGGAATTCCTTTTAAACGTATTCAGTTTCCAATAAAGCTTTGCTTTGCCATGACCATCAATAAGTCGCAAGGTCAAACATTGGATCGTGTAGGCATCTATCTCCGCGAGCCTGTTTTTTCGCATGGCCAACTATACGTTGCTTTATCTCGCGCTAAGATGGCAACTGCTGTTAAAGTTTTGATAATGCCACCAACTTTTCATGATACTGTCGTTGAGGTTAAAACCCGAAACGTTGTTTACCGGGAAATTCTAGAATTAGCTAAAAGATGACTACATGCATTGAGGTATTTGCACACTTGTAGCTTCACCTACAAAGATTCTTTATATTGCCTGCATTCCACTCACTGCGTTTATTATTTACTTTCTATTGTTATTTGTTTAGGCTTAACCTTTATATAGATTTGCTTCATCTTTAATGCAGTATGGGTGATGTtctgtttattgatgatataaaGCCTGGAATGAAATCATGGACAGCTATAGTAACGGTgcaagaaaaaatgaatattgGGTCTTCGTTCTCTACTCCAACCAAGTACCAAAAGTTCATACTTGCTGACTCAAAGGTAACCTTATTATACTAACGACAGCTGCTATAGAAATTTTCCAGtgtttaatatatattatatactttatgcttttttttcctaactcTTCCTTATTtactttcctctttttttcttgttaaatcCTTCACACTGATCTCTCTTTTGCAGGGAGCTAGAGTTCAGGGGATACTTTTTAATTATGCCATAGAAAAGATGGGTCCAAAGCTGAGGCTATACAAAAAATATCGCATCTCTAATGCAGATGTTAGGCATACTGCTGAAAAGTTTCGAATTGATGATCTTAAACTTCAATGGGTTATAGGAACAGACACAGTTGTTGAAGAAattgatgaagatgattctggtGTGTTGCCGTTTCGATTCACTTTTACAGAATATAAAGATCTTGGCCATTATGCAGACTCTACGAATGAAACTGTTGGTCAGTGCAATGctcatttttctttatattatatttatgtAAAACTCGAAATACCTCAATGCAGATGTCATTGGCGGCGCTGTTTAACAAATTCTTTCCCTTAATGTAGATGTCATTGGCGTTGTTGTTAATGCATCCTCTATCATTCCAGTCCATAAGGATTCTGGTGACTCGTCGGTGCAGAGATTTGTGCTTGTCAATGAAGAGTTAAGCATTGGCTTCTTCAATGAATCTGTTTGTCATGAATTATATATCTGTTCCTGTTGCAGCATCAGCTTTTACTGCAGTAATAACTGTTATCTTTTTTACTCTCCTTATGCATAGAATGAATCCTGTTGTACTATCTCTCTGGAACGAATTCATCGAAAACGAAGGAAAGGCAATTCTTCAGCAGAAGGATAAGTTTCCTGTTGTCGTATGTCGCAGGGTTAAGGTCGTCACATATGATGGTTAGTGGCACTGTTGCTAAGTATGCTTATTAGCTTTTCTTTCGAACTTTGTAACTATGTTATTCTTTAACTTGATAATATCAACAAAATAGGGATCGCTTTGTCAACTAAAAAAGACACAGCCATTCTTGTTAATCCACCAGTGAGAGATGCCAACCAACTCAAACACTGGTAGCTTCACTATTAAACTTCTTTTTCTTACATCTTATAACTAATCACTGCTATATTGAACACCCGTATGCTCTTTTTTCTGAGTTTTTGTAGGGCTGTTAGGCA containing:
- the LOC140035548 gene encoding uncharacterized protein produces the protein MDRNSVRRMRYAKMDKGKKDALLQRRRDAYAEKKCTGHSSATDALGASQLEQCVHYKKDPLSTSQQVDSFVSVSDSFAQDIRLPSHTTPPTVRQKKVYKSRQSKRMPGASKGLQESGAFPSAAGTLPPDNHVLVNSDDALADMLDATANKLASKLNPQSSSVEPSPSMILQAVSSLSQALSVPPIEEGTCVIDLGRAESSGVANNAQILVSTHALKEGRKRKTRRTAYSRLEKIPEHSIALPNAPNCQHCGAKRFHLEPPKFCCAGGDVSVVVPVMPYSLYRLFSGTDEECVEFRKHIRTYNNNVAFTTFGAKYDHDLTKNTKGVYTFRVQGQVYHLLDSLISSGKQPTGIQLYFFDEEEELSTRLRNSPRLRESTMKLLMRILESNPYTRFFKSLRDVADLENHKIVLNSNPSLDQRVYNLPTSSQVAAIWTESEGESLEKGPQIQYPLLFPHGECGWRHGILRNCDSSKRKRDASDDANVIDASSIRTASDLIRMEQEASENGRKERRTVSAREYYCYLLQMRENDRSMLLHARRLLQQFVVDVYVKIETSRLDFHRKKQNDVRTEILQGVIDSISVGQRQGSQVGRRVYLPASFIGGPRDMRRRYIDAMALVQKYGRPDIFITMTCNTNWKEIQENLKYGEDAQDRPDLVSRVFRAKFEMLKSEILKKKIFGEVQALVYVIEFQKRGLPHAHLLLILKHEYKPLNPEAYDQIVSAEIPDPDKQRYLYSLVIKHMMHGPCGQLNKDNVCMKNGTCRNHYPKDFSEYTIHTEDSYPHYRRRRNGRVVRVRNKTLGNRWVVPYNPYLLALFDCHMNVEICSTVRLVKYLYKYVYKGHDRISFHINTGSAAENIDEINDFQSGRWVAAAEAFWRIYRFSLNEMTPSVYALQVHLPGHQMISFHKHSDLADVVNRADFSKTMLTQFFHMNKTDKIAQNLNCLYRDFPEFFVWTPKTRNWTPRKRRSVIGRLVTVSPTEGERYYLRLLLSHVHAPTSFEDLLTVNGKLALSYREAAFEMGLLQSDTYLEDALTDAATFQMPFSLRTLFAVLLVYCSPSNPRLLWERFEGELSQDLKRNSHLTDCDSDQIRMRTLQEINRILEQMGRNVSDYHLVPEGFSLVCDDRLTKEIESERNIPFTEEDLLLSSKLNEAQKHAYDVILTEVYSSGSKSFFVDGPGGTGKTFLYRSLLATLRSQGYIAIAVASSGVAASILPGGRTAHSRFKIPLDVSASRTCQISKQSSIAKLISLAKLILWDEASMAKKDTVEAFDLLLKDVMDSDMPFGGKIVVFGGDFRQTLPVIPNASRDQQIEASFVNSLLWNTLTKLSLSENMRALLDLPYSDFLLRVGEGREPEDLEGKISLCEHLLIRYNNKNESLNRLVDFVFSDLCLYSLDPYSMINRCVLTPKNSCVDDINEMMIDRFPGQAYVYMSTDRTLNERDQGDYQDFLNSLNPKGLPPHKLVLKENCPIILLRNLNPTEGLCNGTRLICRSLKQHVLCAEIAVGEHRGKQIVLPRIPLQTSDAEKIGIPFKRIQFPIKLCFAMTINKSQGQTLDRVGIYLREPVFSHGQLYVALSRAKMATAVKVLIMPPTFHDTVVEVKTRNVVYREILELAKR